Genomic window (Streptomyces liliiviolaceus):
AAGGGCAATGTGCAATCAAATCAATGGAATTTGAATGCCACGCTTGGTGAGATAGGAGTACGCGCTCCGGCCGAGACGGCTGACGGTGGTGAGCGACGGCCGGGCCGCTCGAAGCGGTACTTGGAGGCGATCGCCTCCTTCGCGCGGGAATCGGGCATCGACCGGCTGGAGATCCGCGAACTGGTGCCGGCAGGAGCGGCAGGACACGTTCACCGTGCACGTCGGGTGGGATCACTACGTGTACGTCGCCAGCGACCGGCCCTGCGCAGCAGTTCTGGCGGAGAGTCTTGACCGCTGGACCCGGAGCCGTGTCCCCCGTCGGGCCGATGTGGTCGGCGTGCCGGAAGCCGTGTGATCGCGGCGGTCACTGCCAGCCCGAGCGTGACACCGACAGCGGAGCCGACGCTCTGCGCCCAGGCGCCGTCGAGGGAGCCGGGCAGGACGGCTCTTGTGAGCCGACTGGCAACCGACAGGACTGTCAGCGCGGCCAGTGCGGCCGTCCAGCGGTACCGCACCCCGTCGATGATGTCGCCATAAAAGAGGAGCAGCAGTGCCAGGCCGAACTCCTCGTCCCAGCCGATCGCGATGAGCCCGGCCCCGAAGGCAAGCGCGAACAACCAGAGCCCCACCAGTTGCCGGGCGAACGTGGCCGGTTGCCGTCCTGCACCACGCGGGGGCCAGAAGAGCCGTGTGAGGTGCTGGATGATCGCGCACTTCTGCATGACTCGCGTCCTGATCCCCCGGGGTGGCCGACTTCTGCCGGCGCTCAGCAGTAGGACTCACAGGAGCAGGACACGGTTGTGGTGAAGTGCGTAGCCGCGCCATGCGCGGCATCCCCCATATGCACAACCTCCGTGTCAGCGAGTCACTGAAAGCTGCCGCGAACTCTCGGTGAGTGTCACGACCTGCCGAGCGCCCGGTACTCCCATCCGGCCGCGCGCCAGCGGGACGCGTCCAGGGTGTTCCGGCCGTCGATGATGTGTCGCCCGGTCACCGTGGCAGCCAGGGCGCGGGGATCGATGTGCTCGAACTCCGGCCACTCGGTGAGGTGCAGCAGGACATCGCTCCCGAGGGCCGCCTTGGTGACGGAGTCGGCGAAGGACAGCGACGGGAACACCTTGCGCGCGTTGTCCATCGCCATGGGGTCGTAGACGACCACCTCGGCGCCCTCCCGTTCGATAAGGTCGGCCACCGCGAGCGCCGGTGAGTCCCGTACGTCGTCGGAGCCGGGCTTGAAGGCAGCCCCCAGGACCGTGACCCGGCGCCCACACAGGTCGCCGCCGCTCAGCTCCCGTGCCAGGTCGACCACCGCGGTGCGCCGTCGCAGGTTGACCTCGTCGGCCTGGTGCAGGAACTCCACGGCCCGGCCGACGCCCAGCTCTTCGGCCCTGGCGGTGAAGGCGCGGATGTCCTTGGGCAGACAGCCTCCGCCGAAGCCGATCCCCGGGCGCAGGAAGCGGCCGCCGATCCTGGGGTCGTGGGAGAGCGCCCGCGCCAGCGGCAGGACGTCGGCCCCCGCCGCCTCGCAGACCTCGGCCATGGCGTTGATGAAGGAGATCTTCATGGCGAGGAAGGAGTTCGCCGCGACCTTCACCAGCTCCGCGGTCGCCAGGTCGGCGACCACCGACGGTACCGGCTCCTCCTCGTGCGCCGGTGCGAGCAGTGGTGCGTAGACCTGGCGCAGCAGCCGTTCCGCCCGGTCCGACGCGACACCGAAGACCAGCCGGTCGGGTCGCAGAGTGTCCTGCACCGCGAATCCC
Coding sequences:
- a CDS encoding UDP-glucose dehydrogenase family protein, coding for MIGTGYLGATHAVCMAALGFETLGLDTDAEKIAALSAGRLPFYEPGLEDLLRDQLATGRLRFTTSYEEAAAFADVHFLCVGTPQRTDGPGADLRYVDGAVEALGPHLTRPCLLVGKSTVPVGTAARLGARLAQLAPAGRDAEVAWNPEFLREGFAVQDTLRPDRLVFGVASDRAERLLRQVYAPLLAPAHEEEPVPSVVADLATAELVKVAANSFLAMKISFINAMAEVCEAAGADVLPLARALSHDPRIGGRFLRPGIGFGGGCLPKDIRAFTARAEELGVGRAVEFLHQADEVNLRRRTAVVDLARELSGGDLCGRRVTVLGAAFKPGSDDVRDSPALAVADLIEREGAEVVVYDPMAMDNARKVFPSLSFADSVTKAALGSDVLLHLTEWPEFEHIDPRALAATVTGRHIIDGRNTLDASRWRAAGWEYRALGRS